taacaattaagacacataaatcaaataacatGCAACAATTAttgtaggaattcaagaattaatatttgacaaagaataggagagaaacaattattataacaattaattcataaattcacggattcatgatgtaatgagtatggaatcataaaatataatcaatataggataaagaacacttacctccaatatttttccgtaaaaatcgcccaagaatcgccttacccgagctcaaaaatgaaaaatggttgaaaatgggtcgaaaccccatttccagaacttaagttttgtttttcagattttttttcatcgcgatcacggaaattcgttcgcgatcgcgtagaacaagtTTTGCCCAGGTTCATttagctctacgcgatcgcgtaaaagaCCATGCGATCACAAAGAACAATTTCTCaatcttacgcgatcgcgtacaggtttatgcgatcgcgtagcacaatttcagtgcttcagcttctgcctcattccttctacgcgatcgcaacttGGTCCTCGCGTTCGGAGTGCACTGGGAGCTAGCTTTCCGCGTTCGCGTGCCtatcttcgcgaacacgaagagcaaAACTCACGGCTCAcaattttctcttcgcgatcgcgaaacacaatgcaccagatgacaaCAGAAGCTCAAAACccagattttctaagtgcaaaatcatcctgtagcctatccgaaactcacccgagccctcggggatccaaaccaaacttgcacccaagtcctaaaatatcatacgaacttgcttgcgcgatcaaatcgccaaaataacacctagaactacgaattgaacaccaaatcgaatgaaattttcaaaaatactttaaaacttatattttcacaactggacgtacaaatcacgtcaaatcaacttcgtttcttaccaaatttggcagacaagtcataaatattataatggaccTACAATGGGCTCCAAAATCAAAATACGTatccggtgtcaataaatccaacatcagtagattcttaaaaatcattaagctttcaaacttttaattttttttaatcaaaattccatatctcgggttagggaccttggaattcgattgcgggcatacgcccaagtcccaaattacgatacggacctactgaaactgtcaaaatactgatctgagtctgtttgctcaaaatgttgaccaaagtcaactcagttgagttttaaagctctatttcacatttaaatccatttttcacataaaaactttccaaaaaattttacggactacgcacgcaagtcgaggaatgataaatagtattttttgaggtcttaggacacataattaattattaaatttaaagataacactttgggtcatcacacttacTAGActgtttaatgtcatttttaggatTAAGAAGATGCCCGAATAATGAAGGTGGAGTTTGACGGtcccgttgtacaagaacaagggtgatattcAAAATTGTAACAACTACAGGGGTATTAAGTTACTGAGTCACAatatgaaagtgtgggagagggtggtggaaaggaggagtgtgtctatttcgGAGAATCAGTTCGGTTTCATGCTGGGATGTTCAACCACAGAAGCCATTCATCTTGTGagaaggttggtggaacagtaccGGGAGAGGAAGAGGGACCTGCATATGGTATTTTTCGATTTAGAAAAAGCTTACGATAAAGTCCCAAGGGAGGTTCTATGGAGATGTCCGGAGGTTAGAGGTGTTCCGGTAGCGTACATTAGGGTAATtgaggatatgtatgatggagcgAAGATTCCGGTGAGGACTGTGGGAGGAGACTCAGACTATTTTTCAGtaatgatggggttgcatcagggttCAACTCTTAGCCCATTTATATTTGCCATGGCGATGGACGTGCTGACACGCCACATTTAGGGGGAGGTACCATGGTATATGTTATTTTCAGATGACATAGTGCTAATCGATGAGACGCGCTGCAGGGTTAACGGTCGGCTGGAGTTgtggaggcagaccctggagtctaaaggtttcaagttgaataGGACAAAAAGATAAATATTTTGAGTGCAAGTTCAGTATGGAGTCGTAGGAAACATAAGTTGAGGTGAAGCTTGATACACAAGTTATCCCCAAGAGAGATAGTTTCAAATATCTTGGGTCTGTTATTCAGGGGAACGAGGAGATTGACGAAGTTGTTACTCATCGTGTTGGAGTGGGGTGGTGAAGTGGAGGCTTGCGTCTGGTGTTTTATGCGATATGAATATGCCTCCAAgacttaagggcaagttctacaaagtggtAGTGAggccgactatgttgtatggagcaGAGTGCTGGCCAATCAAGAAATCTCAtgtctagaagatgaaagtagcagagatgaggatgttgagatggatgtgtgggcaaaCTAGGAAAGACCagattagaaatgaagttattagggacaaggtgggtgtggcccctatggAAGACAAGTTGCGAGAATCGAGACTgagatggtttgggcatgtgaagaggagagacacCGATGCCCCGATGTCCCGGTTAGGAGATGCGAGAGGTTGACTATAACGGGGCATAGGAGAGGTAGAAGGAGGCCTAGAAAGTACTGGGGAGAGATGATTAGGCAAGATATGACATTACTTCAGCTTACCGAGAATGTGACCCTCGATAgggaggtgtggaggtcgaggattagagTTGTGATTTACAGGTAGTCGAAAGTCTCTTCTAATCGTACTAGTAGTTGTAGTACTAGTCCGGTATTCTCTTATTCCGAGTTCTTTGTTATTAGACGATGTGTCATTATTGCTGGTAGTTTTTGCATTTCTCTTGTAGCTTCGTATTCCTTTGCTATTACAGATTGTGCTATTTGTTTCTGTTATCATATTTCCTTACTATTGTTATTGTTTGTTTATTGTGTCTTTTTCATTGTTCTTGTgccgaggatctatcggaaacaacctctcttcCTTCATAAGGCATGAGTAATGTATGCGTACACATTactctccccaaaccccactatgtGAGATtgtactgggtttgttgttgttgttgttgttgttgttgtgatattGACTAAAACTATTTGGGAAgcaacaaaataagaaaaatatttgaaacatgatTTTCTCaccttattttgttttattttattagtgCCATTTAAtaagccaaaaaaaaatatttgaaacatgatTTTCTCAccctttttgtttttttactttttatttagtCTTTGGATTTGTAAGTGACAATGTGCTTTAGGTGATATGGGTTCGTTTCATTCACGTGCAAATTCATTGCTGtattttatgaaataaataaagTTGAGGATAATAAATTGTTATCTAATAATTGAGGTGTTAATGATATTGGTGATTAATgagtttttcttattttattttcctttcgcCGTCCATTGCATGAGCTTAAAGATAAGCAAAATCTTATAGACATTGCTTTAAGATTAATCCATATATTCAATTGAGGCTGTTTATCGTTTTATTGTTGTCGTTTTGCTTTCAACTTGTTTACTTGAATTAAacattagaaaataaaaataaaaaataaaaaagataagaGATTAATAAATTGGTGGATTTAATCAAATAACCTCGATGCAAAGGCGGATATAACACTAATGCAATACGTTTTACTGAATCTAATATTTTTGATACAGatcataaatttaaaaaataataaaatatcaataaatattaaattttgaataataatatTAAGATTATAACAAGTTCAATAAAAATTAAACCATCAAGTTAAAATAATATATACGATCTTATTTTATCGGTTGTTATAACTcgagatatatatatttttttatttctcatttAGTATTCGATATTTATATTAAAGCTTATATTAATTCGAGTTTACATTGTGTAAAGTTCATTAATGGAGGAACCGCTTCCTATGAAAAAACTTTCATTCTCAAAATTCAAGTTCATTGTACCACAACCGTAAATAACTATCACATATACAGACATACAGTTAATGAAATAAAGAAACGAAATTTACTCGTGCTATTATTAAATCCAATAATATATCTTAATATTTACAAATTAAACGAAAAGTACAGTCTTAATTAACTATAGAAAAATAACAGTTTATTCCAAAGAGTACATTTCAAGAGCACCATTCAtagtaagttttttttttccttatcaCACAGAGAGCATTTTCAACAACACAAATTGGTGAATTACCGTTGAAATCTCctttctttttatccttttcttaTCTATTTTACTCTCTTCAATTTTCAGAAATTCTATCTATGATATCCGTCTGTTATCTCGTCGTCGCATGATCAAATCTCACTCTGGTTAGTTTTTTCAATTAGAAGTTTCAGTTTTTATTTGTTCgtgtatatttctcttttgtcaTACAGTCAAAATGCATGCATTAGGCTCTAAAATGAAGCATTTTTTGTGGATTTTGCTTGGATTTTACTTTGATCTCGATTTTCATGTCTTACTTAAAATTGGGGGTTTTCATTTTGagctttatatttttttattttttttattttatatatatatttgcaggGATCAGTTACGGTTAATTTATCTCAACATTCATCTGCTTTGTAATTACTTGAAGGCAACATCCGGGAAAAGAACCGATTTGGATGGTAAAAAGGTGCGGTTTTGAGTTTCCATATTTTACTCTTTTCATGTTCTTGTGTATCACTTGCATGTTTACTTCTGTAATAATGCTGATATATGTATTGATGAAGAAATAGCAAACAAGGGAAAtcccaaaagaaaatagaagtagaggaggaagaaTAGATAGAAAGATAGAAAATAAGAACTAAATTGATAGAATTAGGCCGCAGTTTGTATTTAACACTAATTACATTCTAATTACGTAATAATTGATCCTAATATATCGAAGATAAAGGAAGGAGATTACCAAAGAAGATCCACACCTTTAATGGCAATCCAAGGAGTTCTTCAAGAATCCAAAAGGTCTCCATAGAACCTAAGATAAGCATATCCAAAACCAGTTAAAAATCTCGCACTACTCCAATTTATACCTACTAGCTAAACAATGACCTTAGGCCCGACTTCAACTATTCAAAATTAATAGCAGTCCTAACATAACTAAAGGGGTCGCGAGGCCAGTGAAGCGTGTGGGACCATGCTTGAGTCATTCTGAAAGCTCAAATTGTGATAAAATCTTGGTCAACTTGTGGTCAACGCTGGTCAAGCCCGTGGTCAATAccagtcaaacttggtcaactctcgaTCGGCCCTTCATAAAGCCTTCCAGTCTTCTTAATTACTAAAGTTCGTAGCCATGCTGTTGTCATGTGTGTCCTCATAATAAGCTTTCTTTTCTGATTTCAGCGAAGAGAAAATCAAATGGAGACACTTTAGAAACAATTATTCAGAAAGGTAAAAACTTTATTCTCATAATTTATGTATCTACGACCGTCGCTTATAAGAAGGTTAAAAATGTAGGTTTAAAATCGTTCACGTGGTTTATAGGTAGAGTTGTTTGGGAATATATTAAGCAAGTTTTAATTTGGTAATCTTGTTCTCTTGGCTGTGCCTTTATTAGAAGTTCCTTGAGTTACTTGTACTATTAGGTTCAGAAGTCTGAGCATGTATGGTAAAGAATTTGATGCTTTTCTTATAACTTCATTTTTAAGAAATCTGTTTGGGCCAACCCTTAGGACCGACTGCGACCTTTGAAACCCGAGGATATTGGTCCATCCCTTTACTATCCACTTAAATACCATGGTACATGTCTTGAACCTGTGACCTAAGTCACAAGTCCCTCAACCTTTGCCACTTGAACTAAGTCTTGGGGGCTTTAATAATTCTATTAATTATGGAAAAAAATTTAACAGCATATTATGATTCTATGAAGGACACAATACAAATAGGAATTTCATGAGTGcaccaaaaaaaaaactagaaatgAGAGGCTATAAATATACATAGTCATTCTCTATTCCttcaaaagctctcctatttctctcttTCTACACGGCCAACATGATTTCTAATGGTGCTACATCCCACGCTCATTGGCTTCTCTTCTTGCTTCTAACGTCAGATAGCCTCCTTTACTGTGCATCACCCATTGCAGCCCAAACGAGCGCAAAATCTCACACCACAAGCAATTTACCCCTTGACAAGTAAAAGGAGGAGGTCCACATCTTCACCTGAACTTTTGCACATAAAGCACCAGCTGACATATGTAATGCCCATTTTCTCAAATTCTCAGCTGTCAGGATTGTTCCACTGTTGCTGCCTGCTAGCCAAGTAAAAAAGGACACCTTTTTTGGTGGCGTGGTGATCCGAACTGATAAATGTTGAAAATCCAGTTCCTCCCTCGGCAAGAGCTGATGACAATATGACTACACTGAAAAGTCTCTTATCTCTTTCCACCCTTCACCCACCTCCAACTTCCATGAGTCATGACTAGCGCATGATATAGTTGGTTTGTAAAGCATTTCAGCCAGAACTTGAAATTCAGCTGCTTCCCAGTCATGAAGTATTTTATGCTATGTGGTTGAAGATGTTTACTGTGGAATTACACTCCTGTATTGATGGCTTAGTTTTGTCACAAACATGGTGTGTATGATTTTTGTTAATGGTTGAGAAATCCGTTGTTTCAGCTTGTAAACTCAGTGGCTAATTCCGGCTTTTTGCTGCCCTTCTCCACCCAAAATACTGGACTAGGTCCAACACTAGGTTTCAAGCTCGTCATGTACTTGCCACACATCCAACCCGTACTACCTTTTTCGTTGAACCAACACTAGGTTTCAAGCTCGTCATTTGTATTGAAATAATGACACTGATACAGAAACAAATCTACAACAATTTCTGTATCAGTGTCATTATTTCTGTCGTATCTTCTGACAGTAATTTCTAGATTCAAAACTCTTCCGGATATTTGAACAATTAAGTCAATGTTTGCTTGACGCCTTTTCACTTTCATTTCATTAACTTACTTTGTTTgattttgtctggatgttgtTATAAGATTGGGATATAGATTCTCAATTGGGATGCTTTTAGTCTTTACTCTACTGCGCATGGAAATGCCGATTCTCATTTCTGATTTGAACGTTTGATAGTTGGGTTATTTTTACTGCTGCCCGCTGAAGCTACTTTTGAGCTATAAAGATCCATTCATTGGAGGCCACTCCTATTTAACTTATGAATCTTCTCTCAGCTAGATCACATAGAAAGTTGATCTTAAACATGATTAGGTATACCCATGCCTGATCGATATACTCTTAATGCCGTTGATAATTGTTCAACCTATTTTATTTTGTCGACTTTATGTTCAAGTTCTCATCTTCTTCTCCATGGCATAATCATCAGAACCGATCAAGTGGATTGAATGAACTTACTGGTGCCTATGAAGCTTGTCATATGAAGCTCGTTTTGGTTTCCAAATGAGCAGTTATGCTCGTCAGTGATCTAATACTGCCTGTCAACTGAATCCAGGTCAAATTTGATAGTTGAGGGGGTTCAATCTTTAGAATTATGGTTGATTTTTGCTATTCAAAATATGTACAGTGTTATGTATAAAAGACGAGGAGGGAAGAGTTTTATTGGAGGGGGCACAGATTAGGCAGAGATGGCAGTCTTACTTCCATAAACTCTTGAATGAAGAGGGAGATGGGGGCATTGTGCTGGGGTCGGAGCGGCAGCGAGATTTTGGGTACTGTAGACGTATACGAGTGGGGGAGGTTGTAGGGGCTATGTGCTGGATGAGTAGGGGTAGAGCGACTGGGTCGGACGAGATCCCAGTGGAATTCTGGAAAAGCGTGGGTAAGGAGGGCGTGAAATGGCTTGCTAGgttgtttaatgtcatttttaggacgaagaagatgcccgaagagtggaggcgGAGTATGATGATTCCGTTGTACAAGAAAAAGGAGGATGTCCAAAActgcaacaactataggggtatcaagttgttaAGCCATAcgatgaaagtgtgggagagggtgatTGAAGGGAGGTTGAGGAGGCGTGTGTCCATTTCCGAGAACCAATTTGGTCTCATGCCGGGACGGTCAACTACTGAGGCCATTCACATTGTGAGGAGATTGGTAGAGCAGTATAGGGCGGTgaagaaggatttgcatatggtgttcattgacctgGAGAAAGCCTACGACAAAGTCCCGAGAGAGGttctatggagatgtttggaggttagAGGAGTGCCTGCAGTGTATATTAGAGTGATtcaggatatgtatgatggagctaagacacgggttaggacagcaggaggAGACTCTGACTACTTTCCGGTtgagatggggttgcatcagggatcaACACTTAGCCCGTTTTTGTTTTTCCTGGCGATGGATTCTTTGACGCgtcacattcaaggggaggtgccttggtgcTTGTTACTTGCGGATGACATAgtcctgattgatgagacgcgaggtgGCGTTAACGAGAGGTTGGAGGTCTGGAGATATACCctagagtctaagggtttcaagttgagcaggaccaagacagaatacttggagtgcaagttcagcggtGCTACCCAGGAGGCGGCCGGGGATGTGAGACTCGATACGCAAGTCATTCTCAGGAGAGAGAGTTTCAAGTATCTAGGATCTATAATTCAGAAGAATGGGGAAATAGATGAGGATATCTCACACCGTATCGGAgcagggtggatgaagtggaggctcgcttccggtgtcttgtgtgataaggaTGTGCCGTtgagacttaagggtaagttctacaaggtagtggttagaccgactatgttgtatgggacagAATGTTGGCCAGTCAAAAAGTCTCATGTTCAGCAGATGAAAATAgcggaaatgaggatgttgagatggatgtgtgggcatactaggttggatagaattaggaatgaagttattcgagaTAAGGTGGGAGTGGCCCCTGTGGAGGCAAAGATGCGTGAGGCAAGGTTGAGATGGTTCAGGCATGTCAAGAGGAGAAGCACAGATGCCCCAGTCAGGAGATGTGAGAGGTTGTCCTTGAGAGGTGAGAtgaggggtagaggtaggccaaagaagtcttGGGTAGAGGTGATCAGGCGGGACATGGAGCAGCTTGAGCTgatcgaggacatgaccctagatagaagggtgtggaggttgaagattagggtagaaggttagtaggtagtcgtgCGTTTCCCTTTGTCTTCTCTAGTTCGATAGTATTAGTGCTAGTATGGTACCCTTTTTTTCCCCTTAGTTTGCTATATTTGCATGCCTTGTTCCGTTACTACTTGCCATCGGTAATTCCGTAGTTTGCTAGCAGTACTTCGTTCATATTCTCGTGTGCTACCTTGGATTTATTTCTCTAATTATACTGTCTTGCTAATACTTGTTATCGGTACCCCTTTCATATTCTTTGTTGCTATCTTAAATTTAGTTCTCtaattatttgtcttgctattacttGATATCAGGGCTTCCTTCACCTTCTTtagccgatggtctatcggaaacagtctcccTGCCCTGGGGCAGggataaggctgcgtacatcctaccctccccagaccccacttgagggattatactgggttgttgttatgtATAAATGTGAAATCTTCAGTTGTTATTTTATCCTACACCTATTTTGGTAGATGGTGTGACTAGTGGAAATCTTTGAGTGCATAGCTTCAAATGGGTGAGTCTAAAAGTGTGATTGTGGTCGAGAATTGCCCAAGACTTCATTGTATTGAAACCTCATATGTTGCTTGAGCAACTTTTCCTGATACGAACAAGTGTGCCTCGTTAGAGTGGCATGTTTGACTCCCAAGGGAGAGGAAagagacaaattgatttggaaTCCTTTAGGCAACTTGTGCTTACTGAATTGCCAAAAAGGTCCTGTAGCCACTTGACTTTCAAATGAGTTGAATTTTTTGGCCATAATGCTTTATTATTGTCATGATTTTGTTTTGACCTCTGTAGCTGTAATCCTCTCCGTTTTGCATGTTCTTTTGGATCTTTACTTGCCCATACTAAAGCGTTCAAGATGTGATCAGGTTCGCGATGTGCATCACTTCCATCACTCATACCCTATATTATAATGGATTCGAAATTGCAATCAACAGTTACCCCTGAAACAATTAGGTCTGCCATCATAATAATATACCTTTCGTGAAGTCATCTTGGAAATAGTAGTTTGAGGAAAATTTGAGTACAGGAAGAGTAGCTTGCCGTTTTTGCTTCATTAAATTCTCGTTTCTGTTCCATACAGTCTGGTTTGTTTTTTACCAAATATAACTGCTCTATTTTAAGCAGCAAGTCATGCATAGCTCTGTTTTTTCTTATCAATATCTAGGTGGTGTTTTGTGCGATGAGTTCAGATTTTTGACTCAAAGATCATGAATGTTAAAACTTTTGAACGGAAACTACTAAACTTTTAGGTTTTATTGAACTGTACTTATTGAAATGAATATAGACAAAGATATTATAATAAAGTATCAGTTGACCTGAACATTATCTTCATTGAAATAAGTGTCAGCTGGTACTCACTTAAGTTTGTGCAATCTCTTACAATGGATTTACGTGAAAGTTGTATTCTGATGCCTGTTTCTTCTCCAAGCAGGCATTCTCCACTAAATTTTACTGGATAAAATCGCGCAAAGGAATATGTCCTATAGTAATCAAATAACTGATTTGGAAGCAGACCAGCGAAGTCAAGATGTCCATCCGGAGCCTTGTGCTTTTTACCGGAGCTTAACAACTTTTCCGCAGCCTAATGTCCATGCAATATTACCAGCTCCTGGAAATGCTGGTAATTTCTATTTGCACCATCCACAAGACTGTCAAGAGGGTGCATTAATTTATGGGATGTCGCAGTACAATGGGGTTCAATATCAACATCCTGCCTCCAATTTCGCCCCAGCCATTGCTTCATCGACAAATCATTATAACCATTACGTAGCTGCTCCATCTGTTTCTAGAGATCTCCAGGTTGCAGTAAACCATGGGCAACATGAGTGGCTTCCATTTTCAAGCACTCAAGGCACCTTTGGAATTAATGTAGACAGTTATGGAAGGAACAATATTTATGTTGACAGTGTCAGAGGCTTGTTTAAGAGAAAGATTGCTGAAGGGATTCCCGTGAATTTTCAGTATCAGCATGCCTTGGTAGGCTCCAGTTCTTCTCTTGCCCCAATGGGTGCTGCATCGTTTATACCACCTGAGTACAGAAGAAATGACTCATCATCGTTCATCGAAGATGGAGCACTGAGAAGTGTGAGGGACATATCTGGTGCTAGTGGTCCAGATAATGTATTAGGACACAACAACAATGATCTGCTTCAAGGAAACTATGTCGGCCAAGCCTGTCAATTTCCTGGAAATTATTGGTCGGGCTTGCAGTTCAACAGCAGCGCTAGAGAGACTGAATCTTGGGCCTGGAATCGTAGTGCTCGTCTACCTTATCTGCCTGGTACTTCCTACTCATTTTTTATTTATGACTTTTATGGATCTGTTCCAGCCTACATTTTTGTTCAGTTGCTAAGGGATCCTGAGATGAGCTTCTGTTTCTTTCTTTAATGAGAAATTCTTGCTTTTAACTTTCCATTTTATGTTATCTTTTGCCTAATTTGTGGATAAATTGTTTCGTAGGATAGAAGAGTTCTTAACATCTTCAATTGCATAAAATGAGAAATACTGACATGAGAGTTCAGTTATAGAGGGCGGGGCGAACTATTCATATTTAGGGCACAAATTTGGAGAGATTCGTGGATGGCTTCGATGTACCTAATTTACGAACAATAAAAGCCGTGTTTTTTTGACAAGGAGAAAATAAGGAAAACTCCCTCCATCTCTCTCCTGAATTGATATAACTTTTTAGGAATTTCCACAGCAAATTTCTCCTGTTTCATGCATTAATTTCTTTGCCTATTCTCAACTAAACACTACCTATTCTTCTCTTCATTTAATGTTCATCAAAGTTGGTGCTGTTTTATGTTCCGTTCTAATAGTGCCACTGCTATGTCACCCAGTTGAACAGTATCTGTATCCGAGCTTTCCTTCTGCATTCATGTATGGTTAAAAGGATATATTCACAGGAAACAAGTCTTACCCTTTCTTTTCATCCTTACATTATTTTTCCAAAACCTATTTCATATTTGTTCAAAGTGAAAAAGTTAACTTTGTTTTATGCAGAATGATTATATAGGATTCATATAGCTGCCCAGTGAATTTTGAATTGAGGCATAGTTGATTTGATTGATTGAATGATTTAAGAGTTAACCTTAAGAAAGCATTGCAGCTCTCACCTTTCTTTTTGTACTGCTCTAGGACAGTCTTCTTTTTTTGCCCTTCCCCAAATCTTCAAGGGAAACTCAAGGTCTTTGTTCAAAGTGATAAAATTTTAACTTCCTAAACTAATTACATGTCTCTTCTGCTTTTTTTTCTTCCCATTACTCTAGGTGATACTCGAGGTTGTGAAGATGGTGGAAACTTCAGTATGCGAGGTTATCAAGTAACAGCCGGCAATGGAGGTTTGACTAGTTTTGTGCACCCATCCGTTCCTCAAGGGCACCCAAACCTTCGTCATTTGCCCCCAAATGTACAAGGAGTGAGACCCCACATTATCACCCTCCCTCCACAAATGACTGCTTCTTCACACAGACACCTCCCGAGTAGCTCGTTGAACAGCTCTATCAATCCATTCGCCCATGTGGAAGCAGGGCCTAGATATATTAGACCATTCCCACCGACTGGGTTTAGATTGTACAGGCCCCAACGAGGAGAATTTATGCATGAAACAAATGTTAGACATCACAACCTACCTAACATGAGAGTTTTTCCTGAAGATGTAAAATATGTTTCTGTTTGACCAGATTTCCAGATTTTTTTGTCACATAATTGTCTAATTCCGGGCAATAAAATTTATGGGGTTGAATGTAATGGGTTATTCTTTGTTTGT
The nucleotide sequence above comes from Nicotiana tabacum cultivar K326 chromosome 12, ASM71507v2, whole genome shotgun sequence. Encoded proteins:
- the LOC107824568 gene encoding putative E3 ubiquitin-protein ligase ZFP1 isoform X2, translated to MSYSNQITDLEADQRSQDVHPEPCAFYRSLTTFPQPNVHAILPAPGNAGNFYLHHPQDCQEGALIYGMSQYNGVQYQHPASNFAPAIASSTNHYNHYVAAPSVSRDLQVAVNHGQHEWLPFSSTQGTFGINVDSYGRNNIYVDSVRGLFKRKIAEGIPVNFQYQHALVGSSSSLAPMGAASFIPPEYRRNDSSSFIEDGALRSVRDISGASGPDNVLGHNNNDLLQGNYVGQACQFPGNYWSGLQFNSSARETESWAWNRSARLPYLPGDTRGCEDGGNFSMRGYQVTAGNGGLTSFVHPSVPQGHPNLRHLPPNVQGVRPHIITLPPQMTASSHRHLPSSSLNSSINPFAHVEAGPRYIRPFPPTGFRLYRPQRGEFMHETNGVAMLDIPDYHEVRDPADQHGEMRMDVDHMSYEELLALGEQIGTVKTGLSEEVIVSHLKTRSFSLSVTPCNLERAACSDHKTDFCVICQSDYDDQESIGTLKCGHEYHADCVKKWLIMKNNCPICKSTALLTEGKDL
- the LOC107824568 gene encoding putative E3 ubiquitin-protein ligase ZFP1 isoform X1, which translates into the protein MSYSNQITDLEADQRSQDVHPEPCAFYRSLTTFPQPNVHAILPAPGNAGNFYLHHPQDCQEGALIYGMSQYNGVQYQHPASNFAPAIASSTNHYNHYVAAPSVSRDLQVAVNHGQHEWLPFSSTQGTFGINVDSYGRNNIYVDSVRGLFKRKIAEGIPVNFQYQHALVGSSSSLAPMGAASFIPPEYRRNDSSSFIEDGALRSVRDISGASGPDNVLGHNNNDLLQGNYVGQACQFPGNYWSGLQFNSSARETESWAWNRSARLPYLPGDTRGCEDGGNFSMRGYQVTAGNGGLTSFVHPSVPQGHPNLRHLPPNVQGVRPHIITLPPQMTASSHRHLPSSSLNSSINPFAHVEAGPRYIRPFPPTGFRLYRPQRGEFMHETNVRHHNLPNMRVFPEDGVAMLDIPDYHEVRDPADQHGEMRMDVDHMSYEELLALGEQIGTVKTGLSEEVIVSHLKTRSFSLSVTPCNLERAACSDHKTDFCVICQSDYDDQESIGTLKCGHEYHADCVKKWLIMKNNCPICKSTALLTEGKDL